A region of the Myxococcus stipitatus DSM 14675 genome:
TGGGCGCGGAGTCGAGCGTGAGCGGGGCAGCCGCGAACGGTCTGCCCGTGGGAGCGGAGTCGAGCGCGAGCCGCACCGATGCTGTGGCCGTGCCGGTGGGCGCGGAGTCGAGGGCGAGCGGGACAGGCGCGAACGGTCTGCCCGTGGGAGCGGAGTCGAGCGCGAGCCGCACCGATGCTGTGGCCGTGCCGGTGGGTGCGGAGTCGAGTGTGAGCGGGACAGGCGCGAACGTTCTGCCCGTGGGAGCGGAGTCGCGCGCGAGTCGGACCAATGCGGCGGAGCTTCCCGTTGATGCGAAGTTGAGCGTGAGCCGAACCGACGCGGTGTCACTGCCTGTCGGTACGGACTCAAGCGCAGGCCAGACAGATGCGGTGCCTGTTGATGTCGAGTCCGTCGGAGACCGGACTGCTGCGGTGGCACTGCCCGTCGGCGCGGAATCGAGCACGAGTCGGACTGATGCGGTGGCGCTGCCCGTTGATGTCGAGTCCATCGGAGACCGGACTGCTGCGGCGGCACTGCCCATCGGCGCGGAATCGAGCACGAGTCGGACTGATGCGGTGGCGCTGCCCGTTGATGTCGAGTCCATCGGAGACGGGACTGATGCGACGGAACTGCCCGTCAGCGCGGAGTTGATCGCGAGCCGAGTTGATGTGGTTGCTCGGCACGAGGGTGCGGAGCCGCACGGTCGACAGGTGGATGGGGAACAAGCGCCTCCAGATGAGTCGCGAAGCGAAAACACAGAGTCCGCACTTGCTGCGTCTGAGCACGGAGCGTCGAGCAAGCGTGGGCCTGATGTGTCCTCACCCCTGTCGGTTGACGAACGAAGTGGACTCAATCCCGCCACGACGGCTGTATCCCGAGCGGATGCGTCGAGTGTGCGTGGCGCGGAGGTGTCCCGGTCGTCTGTCGATGACGCCCAGGCCGGTTCGTTGGCCTCGCCAGTCGATGCGAAGGCAGGCGCCGACCGGAGCCAGTGGGAATCACCCCCTCTGGAGCATGAGACCTCCACGAATGAATCTGCCGAGTTGGCGGGTGCGGAGCTCAACGCAAGCCGTGGTGGCGAAGCCGTCTCGGCATCGAGCAGCAGCACGACGGATGTCGCGGCAGCTCAGGCGAGTGGGGCGCCAGTCGATGCGGTATCTCGGCAGCCACACCAGGCGAGCGTGAACCGCTCCATCGCATCGGATCCGCCCGTTGCAGCCTCCGTGAGTGTGGCTCGGGCTGAAGAGTCCGCGGAACCAGTCGACGACATCGCATCGCGCGCTCCCCTTGCCGAGGCGAAGACTTCGTCGACAGGGTCGGCACAAGGCGCCGAGTCGCGACCAGCGGAGTCGGGGCATTCGACAAAGGGCGCTGCATCCAAGCCAGAAGCCCCGGCCCGGCCGGATGCGCGCCACAGCGCCACGCCGCCCCCCTCGACAGGGTCGGAGGCGGAAACAGACCTTCGTACGAAGACCGTGGTCGAGATGCCCGGCATCGCGCCCGAAGCGCTCTGGGTCCCATGGAGCGACCCTGTTGTTCCCGATGCCCAGCTGGTGCCTGGGCGCACCATCGCGCCCGTGGCACCGAAGGCTTCACCGCCACCGGTCAAATCCCCGGCAACCGTGGAGCCCTCTCGTGCGCGGACTCAGGTCATCCCAGCGGTGACCCCGAGCTTCGAGAAAGACGCGCCTCGCTCAGAGACCATGGAGGTGCCACTCGCGGACCTTCTCGCCGCACTGGGGGGCGCACTACCAGGGAAGGAATCCCTCGGCCAACCGAAGCCCGTGGCGAGCGTTCCCTCCACTCCGCGCTCGGACTCCGTAGCTCCCACGAGCACGGAGAAGCCCGGGGCGTCGGCACCTGGCAAGGAAGAGTCCGCCGAGGAATGGGCGCGCTCACAGAAGCTCGAGGCGCAGCTCATCGCGCGTCGTGCGTGGAGGGAGTTGGCCCAGCACTACCTCAAGCGTGCGGACCGCGCGAAGGACCCGGCCGCGCGTGCGGAAGCCCTGACGCGCCTCGCGGAGGTGATGGAGACGGAACTCCAGGACCCCGCGGGTGCCGCGCGCATGTACGGGGAGATTGTCGAGCTGACGGGAGACCGCTCCGCGTTGCGGGAGCAGGTGCGTCTGCTGGCCTCCCGAGGTGATGCCTCCCAGGTCCGGCGAGCACTCGACGAGGCCATCCAAAGGGCTCGGACGGGGCATGCGCGTGCCATCGCGCTGCTGACTCGCGGCGAGCGGTGGCTCCACATGGGAGAGCCGCAGAAGGCGCGCGTGGACTTCGAGGCGGCGGAGTCGCTCGTGCCCGGGTTGTTGCCCGCGCTCGCGGGGCTGCTCCTCTGCGTGGAGGGTGAGGCGCGAGGGGCCATTGCCTCGCGGTTGCGGACCCTGCTCGCCACGGCGCCGCGGAGAGCGCCTGACAGGGCGGAGGCGCTGCGGGTGCTGGCGCGCACCGCCGAGGAATCGCTGGGAGACACGCGCCTCGCGCAGTGGGCATGGGGCGAGGTGCTCATCGAGAGCCCCGAGAGCGAACATGCCCACGAGAGGCTTTTGTGGCTAGCGAGGGAGCTGGGCGACACGGTGGCCTTGGGTCAGCTCCTGAGAGCGCAGCTCGCGAGGGAGCCCCGTGGGTCGACCGCGCGTCAGGCGCGTCTGGAGTTGGTGGCGACGCTCGAGTCATCCGGTGACGCGGAGGGGGCGCTGAACGAGCTGCGTCAGGCGGTGCGTTTCGAGCCAGGTCACAAGGACGCGTGGCTGATGCTCGTGGAGCGCTTGCTCGCGCGCGGCAACCAAGGCGAGGCGGCGTGGGCGCTCGAGCATGCGGCCACGGCGACGGAGGATGAGGTCGAGCGGATTCGGGCGTGGGAGCGGCTGGCGCGCATGTGGCGTGAGTCGCTCGGCAATCCTGACCGTGCGAGGGTCTATGCGCGTCGCGCGGAGGGATTGAGGCAGGCGCTCGAGGAGCGGGAGCCCGCGCCTCCCGAGCCGCCCCGGAGTGCGACCCCCCGTCGAGAGCCGAGTGGTCCGAGGTCCCCGCTCGCACCGTTGCCGGTGTCGACCTCGTCGCTCGTGGCTGCGGGAGGCGACCTGTCCGAGGAGGTCACGTCGTCCGCCGAGCCCGATGCGGCAGCGCGCAAGACGTCCGCGGAAGGGCCCCTAGGAGGGCGAGGACTCCGAGGCGCGGATGAAGTGCCAGGCCGGAAGGCGAGGACTCCGCGAACCGCGGGAGCCGAGACACTCATCCCCGTGAAGGGAGCTGTCGCACCCCCTGCGGAAGAGTCGACGAACCCATCGGGAGTCGCTGCTGAGTCCGGCATGGACGCGCTGGGGGCATTGGGGCCGGAGCTGGACCGTCCTGTTCTCTCGGGCTCGACCGTGGTCTTCGGGACTCACATCGCGGTGTCTGGCGCGGACAAAGCCACGCCACGCACCGAGGCGAAATCGCCGCCAGCGCCCGTGCCGGGGCAGCGCGCATCGGCATCGCGTGGCAACCCAGCGCGTACGCAGGAGCCCGCCGAATCAGGACCCGCGCTGAGTCAAAGCGCTCCCTCGTCCCGTGGAGAATCCCCCCGGGTGCGGTCTGCTGCTGAGAGCGCATCAGCGCCAAGCCAGGGCACGGCCGCATCGCGAGGAGAGTCGCCGCGAACGCGCGCTGCTGCTGAGAGCACATCAGCGCCGAGCCAGGGCGCAGCCGCATCGAGAGGAGAGTCGCCGCGAGCGCGCGCTGCTGCTGAGACCACCTCCGCGTCGAGCCAGGGCACAGCTGCATCGCGAGGAGAGTCGCCGCGAACGCACGCTGCTGCTGAGACCACCTCCGCGCCGAGCCAGGGCACAGCTGTATCGCGAGGAGAGTCGCCGCGAACACGCGCTGCTGCTGAGACCACCTCCGCGCCGAGCGAGGGCACAGCTGCATCGCGAGGAGAGTCGCCGCGAACACGCGTTGTTGCTGAGACCACCGCAGCGTCGAGCGAGGGCGTAGCTGCATCGCGTGACGCGTCCCTGCGCACGCGCGCCGCTCCTGAGTCTACGGCGGCCCCTGGGCAGCGGTCTTCGGCTGCGCGAGGAGAGTCGCCGCGCACGCGCCCTGCTCCTGAGTCCACGGCGGCATCCGGGCAGCGGTCGTCAGCGTCGCGTGTCGACTCACCTCCATCCGCGTCCTCGACCGCGAGCATGCCTTCGTCGGACTCGTCGGCATCCGCAGGTCGGGGGGAGGCACGGAGGCTCTTGCCTGTCGCGGAGCCTCCATCCGCGTCGAACTTGCGAGCCCCTGCCACTCGCGGTGAGCCACCGAGGCTTTCGCCTGTCGAGGATTCTCCGCCTTCGCCGGGCGCGCGTGCATCCCCGTCTCGTGGTGAGCCACCAAGGGAGCCTCCGACCGCGTCGAACTCTCGAGTCCCTGCCTCTCGCGGTGAGCCACCGAGGCTTTCACCTGTCGATGCGCCGTCGCCTTCGTCGGGCGCGCGCGCATCCGCGTCTCGCGGTGAGCCACCGCGGCTCTCACCTGTCGAGGAGCCATCGCCTTCGTCGGGCGCGCGCGCATCCGCGTCTCGCGGTGAGCCGCCAAGGCTCGCACCTGTCGCTGAGCCACCGCCCTCATCGAACTCGCGAGCCCCTGCCTCTCGCGGTGAATCTCCGAGGCGTTCACCTGTAGAGGAGAGCGCGCCTGCGCGAGGCCAGCGCGGCCCGTCGTCACGCGGAGAACCGCCCCAGGCATCACCCGTCGCCGAAGGCGCATCAGCCCCAAGCCCGCGAGCCCCTGCATCACGTGGCGAGCCCCCGCGCGCATCCGTCGCCAGCGACAACGCCCCCGCCCCAAGCCCGCGAGCCCCTGCATCACGCGGCGAGCCCCCGCGCGCATCCGCCGCCAGCGACAACGCCCCCGCCCCAAGCCCGCGAGCCCCTGCATCACGTGGCGAACCCCCACGTGCACCCGCCGCCGAGAATCCCCCCGAGCATCCCCGAGGCAAGAAGGCCATCGACCTCATCACGGGAACCGCGGTGGACCTCGACGCCGCGCCTGTCCCGGAGACGCGAGTCATCTCCTGGGAAGCCCCGCCCGGCCGCATGGACCCCGTGCGCCGAGTCGTCCGCGGAGGCCGCCCCGAAGCCGGCCTCGCCCAAGGCCGCTCCTTCATCTCGAAGCCCCCTCCGCCCGTCTCCGTCGGAGCAACGGAGACCCGCGAAAACCCCATCATCCCGGCGCCCGCACCCTCGCCGGACACCGAGCCCGAGGTCTTCCGCCAACTGCGAGAGCGCCCGCTCGACACCGCCACCTACGAACAGCTCGCCGACTTCTTCGACACCCGAGGCGACACCGCGCGCGCGGCCCTCATGCGCGAAATCGTCGAAGCCCTCGCTGGACGCGAAGGCCCGGCCCCGCGCCAGCAGCGCCCCCCGCTCACCGCCGACGAGCGCGCCGGCCTCCGTCACCCGGGCCTGAGAACCCCCGCCGGAGAGCTGCTCGCCTGCGCGGGAATCGCGCTGTGCCGCCTGTTCCCCGCGCAAGGCCGAGCCGCGGACGCCTCCGAGCCCCTCCGCGCCGTCGCCGGCCCCGGCGCCCCCGCGGTCCTCGACGCGCTCCACTCCTCCGCGCGAATCCTCTCGGTCAACCTCCCCGAGCTCGTCCTCGCCGAGGACGACAGCCCGCCCTTCGCCGCCGTCCACACCGACAAGCCGCGCCTGCTCGTGGGCCGCTCCATCATCCGCCAGGCCCTCTCCGCCGCGGAGCTGCGCTTCCACGCGGGCCGGGCCCTGCTCTCCCTCTCCCCCGACCTGCTCGCCCTGCGCGCGATGAAGGGCGCTCAGCTCCTGCGCGCCCTCGCGCTCCTGTCCACCGTCCTCAAGGACCCGAAGGACTCCAGCGCCGACGCGAAGCTCGTGCGCGACACGCTGTCCCCCCGCGCCCTGGAGCGAACCCTCGAGCTCCTCGAGCCCGGCACCCGCGACTTCAAGGCCTCATCCCTCGTGGACGCGGCGCGAGACTCCGCCAATCGCGCGGGCCTGGTGGCCTGCGGCGCGGTGGGGCCCGCCGTGTCGGTGATTCGAGCCCGCCGCTCGCAAGACGCCGAGCTGGTGGAGCTCCTGCGCTTCGCCGCGTCCGAGCGATACCTCGCCCTGCGCGCGCCGCGCTGACGCCTCAGTTCATCTGCATGCGCAGGGTGAGCGCCAGCATCCGGCTCTTCAGCCCACCCAGCTCATGGCGGTACGCCAGGTCCAGGCCGCTGCCCGTCTCGCTCATGAAGCCCAGGCCACCGCTCAGCTTCGACGTCCGAGTCACGCCGTCGTACATGTAGCCCATGCGCAGCGGGAGCTGCATCCCCGCGAGGTACTCGAGCCCGCCGCTGTACGTCATCGTCGTCTTGTCCTCGGTCTCGAAGTCCGCGCGCACGTCGCCCGCGAGCGTCAGCGCGCCGGAGGAGTAGCCGAGGTGGCCCGAGTAGTACCGGGACAGCTCCACGTTCTCGGTGTTGATGAGGTTGTGCCCCGACAGGCCCGCCGTCAGCGAGTCCGACAGCCGGAACAGCAGCCCCGTGTCCATCGTCACCGAGTTCGCATAGCGCCCCATGCCGCTCATGCGCAGGTAGCGCGCCACCCCCCCAATCAGAATCCCCGGGGTCAGCGCGAACCCCACACCCATCGAGCTCAGATGCGCGGAGGTGCGAGCCCCGCCACGGCCCAGGCTGACCCAGTGGTAGTCAATCCCCATGGCCAGCTTGCTGGTCGCCGCGTCGATGATGGAGAGGCCGAGCATCCCTTCCTTGAGGCGGGTGTCCCAGGCGCCCGTCGATTCGACACGGTAGGCCGGGTACATGGCCATGGCGGCGGGATTGCCCAGCACGGCCTCCGTGCCGATGCCCAGGGCGCGGAAGGCCCCTCCCATGGCGTAGGCGCGCGCCGTCATGACGTCCCTCAAGTCCTCATGAGGTTGAGCCAGGGCGGCGGTGGAGACACACACGGCGAACAACAGGACGGCGGGACGGAGCGACATGGGGGTGCCATCCTAACCAGCTTGATGGGGTCAGGGGGCGCCAATAGATTCCCGGGCCTCATGTCCGCCCACACACCGAAGGCAGAGCCCCTTATCCGTAAGTGTGTCATCCCGGCAGCCGGGCTCGGCACGCGCTTTCTTCCCGCCACGAAGTCCGTGCCCAAGGAGATGTTGCCCATCGTCGACACACCCACCCTCCAATACATCGTGGAGGAGGCGGTGGCCGCTGGCATCGAGGACGTCGTCCTCATCAACGGCCGCGGCAAGGGGGCCATCGAAGACCACTTCGACATCGGCTTCGAGCTGGAGACCACCCTGCGCGCCCGAGGCAAGACGGCGGACGCGGACAAGCTGCGCGCCATCGCGGAACTGGTGCGGGTCGTCTCCATCCGTCAGAAGGAGCCCAAGGGCCTGGGCCACGCCGTGCTGTGCGCGAAGAGCGCCATCGGCAACGAGCCGTTCGGCGTCCTCCTCGGCGACGACATGATTGATGCCGAGGAGCCGGGCATCCGTCAGCTCGCTCGCGTCTACCGCCAGTACAACCAGGCCGTCATCGCGCTCATGGAAGTGCCCGATGACGAGACGCACATGTACGGCATCGCCGCCGGCACGGACCTGGGCGATGGCGTCATCCGCATCGACCGCGTGGTGGAGAAGCCCAAGAAGGGCACCGCGCCGTCGAACCTCGCCGTCATCGGCCGCTACGTGTTGCCGCCGGAAATCTTCCCCATCCTGGAGAAGCAGACGCCGGGTGTGGGCGGTGAAATCCAGCTCACGGATGGTCTGGCCACGCTGCAGCAGTCGCACGGTCTCTTGGGCTACAAATTCAAGGGACAGCGCTATGACGCGGGCGACAAGGTGGGGTACCTCAAGGCGAACATCGCCTACGCGCTCAAGCGCCCCGAGCTGCGGGGCGGGCTGCTCGAGTACATGCGTGAGGTCGTGAAGACGGAGAAGCCGTGAAGCGCATCGTCGCACTCGTCGCAGTCCTGTCGTCCTTCACCGCCGTGGCCTACGTGTTGCCGGGGGGCTCCATCCTCCGGCGCATGGTGACCGAGCGAGAGGAGCTCAAGCTCTCCGGTATCCGAGTGGAGGGCTCGCTCAGCTTCAGTGGTCCCGCGGTGAAGGAGGCGGGGGCTGCGCTGGGCGCGGCGACGGACCGCCCCGACGTGCAAGGCGACGGGGTGTTGTACGTGAAGGTGCCGGGGCGCTGCCGCTTCGAGGCCTCGGTGCCGGATGGCAACGCGCGCAGCGCCGTGGTGCAGGTGGCCGGACGCCGCAAGGTGGAGGGCCACGAGATTGCGCCGCTGTCGGTGCTCGTCACGCAGGTGTGCCCGCTGCTCGCCGCGGGCGGTGGGCCCATCCAGACGCTGAAGGAGTCGGTGCAGCAGTACCTCCAGGGGCTGGGCGTCGACACGACTCGCACGGGGCTGGCGCGCTTCGGAGGCGAGGTGGCGTACGTGCTCGGCGACATGGCCGAGGGGCGTCCGCAGTTCTGGGTCTACAAGGATGGCTTCCGGCCCGCGCGGCTGCGCTACACGGACGCCGCGAAGAACGCGTGGGACGTGCGCTTCCTGGACTACACCTCGCCCGCGACGGGAGAGGCCCTGCCGCGCACCATCGAGGTGTGGCGCGGTGGCCAGCGGGTGGTGCGCTTCACCGGCTTGAAAGGCGACACGCGGGCCACGGTGCCCGACAAGCTCTTCACGCCGTAGCGCGCCGGGAGAGACCGGGCTGTGCCGATGCATCATGGCATCGGCACAGTGATGAGTATTGACCGGTCGCTCCCGAGGCACTTGTGACGTGCGGTGGCGCGTTGAAGAGTCGCGGCGCCCGGCCGGATTCCTCCGGCCCGCGTGTCCCCGAGGAGCGCCGCACATGAAGGTCTATGGCCATCCGATGAGCACCTGTACGCGCAAGGTTCTCACCACGCTGGCGGAGAAGGGCAAGGAGGCGGAGTTCGTCCTCGTCGACCTGACGAAGGGCGAGCAGAAGTCGCCCGCGCACCTCGCCCGTCAGCCGTTCGGAGTGGTGCCCGCCTTCGAGGCCGACGACGGCACGCTCCTGTACGAGTCGCGCGCCATCATCCGTTATCTGGACCGCGTGCTGCCGGGGACGTCGCTCACGCCGTCGCAGCCGAAGCCCTACGGATTCATGGAGCAGTTCATCGGCGTGGAGCAGAGCTATTTCAGCCCCGCGGCCATGAAGATCATCATGGTGGAACTCTTCCATCGAGGAGAGGGAAGCGAGGCCGCGGCCCGCGTGGCGGAGGGACGCCAGGGCGTGGAGAAGGTGTTCAGCGTCGTCGAGCCGGT
Encoded here:
- the galU gene encoding UTP--glucose-1-phosphate uridylyltransferase GalU, whose protein sequence is MSAHTPKAEPLIRKCVIPAAGLGTRFLPATKSVPKEMLPIVDTPTLQYIVEEAVAAGIEDVVLINGRGKGAIEDHFDIGFELETTLRARGKTADADKLRAIAELVRVVSIRQKEPKGLGHAVLCAKSAIGNEPFGVLLGDDMIDAEEPGIRQLARVYRQYNQAVIALMEVPDDETHMYGIAAGTDLGDGVIRIDRVVEKPKKGTAPSNLAVIGRYVLPPEIFPILEKQTPGVGGEIQLTDGLATLQQSHGLLGYKFKGQRYDAGDKVGYLKANIAYALKRPELRGGLLEYMREVVKTEKP
- a CDS encoding glutathione S-transferase family protein; the protein is MKVYGHPMSTCTRKVLTTLAEKGKEAEFVLVDLTKGEQKSPAHLARQPFGVVPAFEADDGTLLYESRAIIRYLDRVLPGTSLTPSQPKPYGFMEQFIGVEQSYFSPAAMKIIMVELFHRGEGSEAAARVAEGRQGVEKVFSVVEPVLGRQQFLAGDAFSLADVTWMPYLGYLGATSAKDLIGKYPNVSAWWNRISARPSWKKVAG